In the Podospora pseudocomata strain CBS 415.72m chromosome 5, whole genome shotgun sequence genome, one interval contains:
- a CDS encoding hypothetical protein (EggNog:ENOG503P2Y1; COG:G; COG:M), giving the protein MASNTILVIGATGQQGGAVVKALLELPTQTPPLRILALTRNAQADRAKKLAESHKGVLELVEGDSSKPKPIFNSLPKGSVNSIFIVTTPAMGGSKLTEEEQALPLVDAAVEHGVKHIVFSSVERGGDERSWENPTSVPHFLAKHNIEIYLRDKAEKEQGKFTWTILRPVAFLENFKPGMFCAVFTAMWASALSAETKLQLISVRDIGKFGAIALTEPAKWSKKAVGLAGDELTLDEARAKFDSVTGKKLPQAWGIFGKVMLWAIKEVGTMFQFFEDEGYHVDIEARRRDVPDLQNFAAWLKAPSNGWTN; this is encoded by the coding sequence ATGGCATCCAACACCATCCTTGTCATCGGTGCGACAGGCCAGCAAGGCGGCGCCGTCGTCAAAGCCCTTCTTGAACTCCCAACACAGACCCCACCGCTCCGCATCCTCGCCCTGACCCGAAATGCCCAAGCAGACAGAGCAAAGAAGCTCGCCGAGTCTCACAAGGGCGTTCTTGAGCTCGTTGAAGGCGACAGCTCAAAGCCAAAGCCAATCTTTAACTCGCTACCCAAGGGGTCAGTCAACAGCATCTTCATCGTTACCACGCCAGCCATGGGCGGCTCCAAGCTCACCGAGGAAGAGCAAGCGCTGCCCTTGGTCGATGCCGCTGTGGAGCACGGGGTCAAGCACATCGTCTTCAGCTCTGTCGAGCGCGGCGGTGATGAGAGAAGCTGGGAAAACCCTACCAGTGTCCCACATTTCCTCGCGAAGCACAACATCGAGATTTACCTTCGCGacaaggcggagaaggagcagggcAAATTCACCTGGACCATTCTTCGACCAGTGGCTTTCCTCGAGAACTTCAAGCCTGGCATGTTTTGCGCAGTATTCACGGCGATGTGGGCGAGCGCCTTGAGTGCGGAGACGAAGTTGCAGCTTATTAGTGTTCGCGATATTGGCAAATTTGGTGCCATAGCACTTACTGAGCCTGCCAAGTGGTCAAAAAAGGCTGTTGGTCTTGCGGGCGATGAGTTGACTTTGGATGAGGCTCGGGCGAAGTTTGACAGCGTGACGGGGAAGAAGCTGCCGCAGGCTTGGGGTATCTTTGGAAAGGTAATGCTTTGGGCTATCAAAGAAGTTGGCACTATGTTCCAATTcttcgaggatgagggttaCCACGTTGATAttgaggcgaggaggagggatgttCCGGACCTTCAGAACTTTGCGGCGTGGCTCAAGGCGCCGAGCAATGGGTGGACAAACTGA
- a CDS encoding hypothetical protein (EggNog:ENOG503PYRJ): MPIARVSLSPSNLACFATESFATETTTLNCIDTVLSLTTSTSTVEATSNITATQEEITTVYAVTNVVTTTATTTATADPTPEGKTRKRQAPFGPFGPFGPGRPFGSGRPFGQFGSFGPFGPFGLRLRTRTSSSTQSRTTRTSSLRMSSSRTSSSTRSSIRQGSSTQRNIATSTTTETTEMVTATTSSAPVCSDYTKYWSACSCIGAVADITETVTAEIAETSMSVISATASNTISSTSVFVVDETVTTTDYPLPVQTINVVVVGGIYSARYLSGSDNSYISSAANLAGATNILYRPGEQPLLAADPRIKLYARQYDTSPHGILYFASDQVAAGRGDAVVTCKVDQDGLVICIAPETGYTKLTTCPSSGIFTLSAPDYRSPGCAEPVQFKVGNRVSKLVTLGDPSQFRGMYLTGSVSASLSFSDSAGGATDFGHTSSGLWDVS; this comes from the exons ATGCCTATCGCACGGGTTTCGCTCAGCCCGTCCAATCTGGCGTGCTTTGCCACGGAGT CTTTCGCTACCGAAACCACAACGCTCAATTGCATTGACACCGTCCTCTCGCTCACAACGTCCACTTCGACTGTGGAGGCGACGTCGAACATAACCGCAACACAGGAGGAGATAACCACTGTGTATGCAGTCACCAATgttgtcaccaccaccgccaccaccacggccactGCCGATCCAACTCCTGAAGGCAAGACGCGGAAGCGCCAGGCCCCGTTTGGACCATTTGGACCATTCGGTCCAGGAAGGCCATTTGGTTCAGGGAGGCCGTTTGGTCAGTTTGGTTCATTCGGTCCATTTGGTCCATTTGGCTTGAGGCTCCGCACTAGAACGTCGTCGTCAACTCAAAGCCGCACCACCAGAACGTCGTCACTAAGAATGTCGTCGTCAAGAACGTCGTCATCAACCCGAAGTTCCATCAGACAGGGGTCATCAACTCAAAGAAACATTGCGACTTCTACGACGACCGAAACTACTGAGATGGTCACGGCAACTACGTCTTCTGCTCCTGTTTGCTCCGACTACACCAAATACTGGTCCGCCTGCTCGTGCATTGGTGCCGTCGCCGACATCACCGAGACAGTCACCGCTGAGATCGCTGAGACCTCTATGTCAGTGATCTCTGCAACAGCTAGCAACACCATTTCCTCCACTTCTGTGTTTGTCGTGGACGAAACCGTCACCACAACTGATTACCCGCTC CCAGTCCAAACGATCaatgtggttgtggttggaggCATCTATTCGGCCCGGTACCTCTCTGGCTCCGACAACAGCTATATAAGCTCGGCTGCCAACTTAGCTGGTGCAACTAATATTTTGTACCGCCCTGGTGAACAGCCTCTGTTGGCTGCCGACCCTAGGATCAAGCTCTATGCGAGACAATACGACACTAGTCCCCACGGTATCTTGTACTTTGCGAGCGACCAGGTGGCTGCTGGAAGGGGAGATGCGGTTGTGACATGCAAGGTTGACCAGGACGGCTTGGTGATCTGCATCGCACCTGAGACGGGGTACACTAAGCTCACGACTTGCCCCTCCTCGGGTATCTTCACTTTGTCGGCACCAGACTACAGGTCGCCGGGCTGTGCCGAGCCGGTTCAGTTCAAGGTCGGGAACAGAGTAAGCAAGCTGGTCACGCTCGGCGACCCCAGCCAGTTTAGAGGCATGTACCTCACAGGCTCCGTTTCCGCCTCTCTGAGTTTTAGTGACAGCGCGGGTGGCGCAACCGACTTTGGGCATACCTCTAGTGGACTATGGGACGTTAGTTGA
- the VPS60 gene encoding Vacuolar protein-sorting-associated protein 60 (EggNog:ENOG503NXG4; COG:U; BUSCO:EOG09264OXC) — MNRLFGTPAPKAPKPTLNTAITSLDTRISSIDVKLSALNTELTTYQTKLSKMRDGPGKTALKQKALKVLQRRKQYEAQRDQLQSQVWNMEQAQTMQDNLKNTMVTIDALKQTNKALKKEYGKVDIDKIERLQDEMADLLDVGNEIQESLARSYDIPEDVDEAELDAELEALGQEVELEREMMGGDMNSLPSFMQDEVPEFIDEPPVAGQAGKVKEAAG; from the coding sequence atgaaCCGCCTCTTCGGCACCCCCGCCCCAAAAgcccccaaaccaaccctcaacaccgccatcacctccctcgacACCCGCATCTCCTCCATCGACGTCAAGCTCTCCGCCCTCAACACCGAGCTAACAACCTACCAAaccaagctctccaaaatGCGCGACGGCCCCGGCAAGACCGCCCTAAAGCAAAAAGCCCTCAAAGTCCTCCAGCGTCGCAAACAATACGAAGCCCAGCGCGACCAGCTCCAGTCCCAAGTCTGGAACATGGAGCAGGCCCAGACAATGCAGGACAATCTCAAAAACACAATGGTCACCATCGACGCACTAAAGCAAACAAACAAGGCCCTGAAAAAAGAGTACGGCAAGGTCGACATCGACAAGATTGAGCGCCTGCAGGACGAGATGGCGGATCTGCTGGACGTGGGGAATGAGATACAGGAAAGCCTGGCGAGGAGTTATGACATTCCCGAAGATGTGGACGAGGCAGAGTTGGATGCCGAGCTCGAAGCCTTGGGGCAGGAGGTCGAGTTGGaaagggagatgatgggcgGGGACATGAATTCGCTGCCGAGTTTTATGCAGGATGAGGTGCCCGAGTTTATCGATGAGCCGCCTGTTGCTGGGCAGGccggcaaggtcaaggaggctgctggTTAA